In a genomic window of Spirosoma agri:
- a CDS encoding phage antirepressor KilAC domain-containing protein yields MNTLQVFSYNDFSIEFELIGSQVYANATAMCKPFGKRPNDWYVLPDTQRYIQAITGKSGNSDYQLFIKKAGNPDYGGGTWIHEKLIIKLAQWLDVDFEVWCDQQIATLLTRRQLAVSTPSYMIEDPIQRAEAWIREAKEKQALSFQNAELKPKAEYAETVLLSESALTTTKIAQQLGMSAIKLNRILRDKRVQYKQSGIWNLYSVHTGKGYATLRTYMHPGSDGIIRTEHLLVWTEAGRQFIHQLLNPALSPVASPLRVATA; encoded by the coding sequence ATGAACACGTTACAGGTTTTCAGCTACAATGACTTTTCGATCGAGTTTGAGCTGATCGGCAGTCAGGTTTACGCCAATGCAACAGCCATGTGTAAACCCTTTGGTAAACGTCCCAACGACTGGTATGTACTTCCTGACACCCAACGCTACATTCAGGCAATTACCGGAAAATCTGGTAATTCTGATTATCAGCTCTTTATCAAAAAAGCGGGAAATCCTGACTATGGCGGGGGTACCTGGATACACGAAAAGTTGATCATTAAGCTGGCTCAGTGGCTGGATGTTGACTTTGAAGTATGGTGCGATCAGCAAATCGCTACGCTATTGACTCGCCGGCAACTCGCCGTTTCCACTCCCTCTTACATGATCGAAGACCCCATTCAGCGGGCCGAAGCGTGGATCCGGGAAGCGAAAGAGAAACAGGCGCTAAGCTTTCAGAACGCTGAGCTTAAACCAAAGGCCGAGTACGCCGAAACGGTACTGCTCAGCGAGTCGGCGCTGACGACCACGAAAATTGCGCAGCAGCTGGGCATGTCGGCCATTAAGCTCAACCGGATTCTGCGCGACAAACGGGTGCAGTATAAGCAGTCGGGCATCTGGAACCTCTACAGCGTTCACACCGGTAAGGGGTACGCTACCCTTCGAACGTATATGCACCCCGGTAGCGATGGCATTATTCGCACGGAACACCTGCTGGTCTGGACCGAAGCGGGTCGTCAGTTCATTCACCAGCTGCTCAATCCCGCCCTAAGTCCAGTCGCCAGCCCGCTACGAGTCGCCACAGCCTAA
- a CDS encoding flagellar brake protein, whose protein sequence is MSLLNDIYQTHLQTLLGKTTRIEEIDIDDDFITFALPVDQPLDLQLGVKLTIYGINEGKLYCSIFNHELEKQLADLPRFDALKQHIFTEASHDQT, encoded by the coding sequence ATGAGTCTGCTCAACGATATCTACCAAACGCACCTGCAAACGCTGCTGGGCAAGACAACCCGCATCGAGGAAATTGACATCGATGATGATTTCATCACGTTTGCCCTGCCCGTCGATCAGCCACTGGATCTGCAATTGGGCGTAAAGCTCACCATCTACGGCATCAACGAGGGTAAACTATACTGCTCCATTTTCAACCACGAACTGGAAAAGCAACTGGCCGATCTGCCCCGGTTTGATGCGCTCAAGCAACACATTTTTACCGAAGCCTCCCATGACCAAACGTGA
- a CDS encoding LexA family transcriptional regulator: MTELLELVSDKAQRLIQVRETLGLNPKQFADKLEENPSNYYQMEAGKRPIGKHKSNELVRLLHLNPIWWETGQGEMFAPKGTVELKMVDDEEYESAWLPYYSIPLQGSFNEMSDPESNYGQAEKIKVIIKRGENVERNVVFEVRGQSMYPKYSEGTKIRCKIVNPADWEYISSGVYAISYNDSFVVKRIKDNELYTKGFLTLHSDNPDYGSTTVPTDQIHHIWKILRIIDSPAD, from the coding sequence ATGACCGAACTGTTAGAACTTGTGAGTGATAAAGCCCAAAGATTAATTCAAGTAAGAGAGACGCTTGGATTGAATCCTAAACAGTTTGCGGATAAACTTGAGGAGAATCCATCGAATTATTACCAGATGGAAGCGGGGAAAAGACCTATCGGTAAGCATAAGTCAAATGAACTAGTAAGGTTGTTGCATTTGAACCCTATTTGGTGGGAAACCGGCCAAGGGGAAATGTTTGCTCCGAAAGGGACTGTCGAACTGAAAATGGTAGATGACGAAGAGTATGAAAGTGCGTGGTTACCTTACTATTCAATCCCGTTGCAGGGCAGCTTTAACGAGATGTCAGATCCTGAATCGAATTACGGTCAGGCAGAAAAGATAAAAGTGATAATAAAGAGGGGCGAGAACGTAGAGCGGAATGTAGTCTTTGAAGTTAGAGGTCAAAGTATGTATCCGAAGTACTCAGAAGGTACAAAAATTCGATGTAAAATAGTTAACCCAGCCGATTGGGAATATATCTCGTCTGGGGTATATGCAATAAGCTATAATGACTCTTTCGTCGTAAAGCGCATAAAAGATAACGAATTATACACCAAAGGTTTTTTAACCCTTCACTCAGATAATCCCGATTATGGAAGCACGACTGTACCCACAGATCAGATACACCATATCTGGAAAATACTGCGCATTATTGATTCTCCTGCTGACTAA
- a CDS encoding DUF2158 domain-containing protein — translation MENEKIKQGDLVQLKSGGPIMTFSGYIGAEAVCVWFDKNSEFKTAKMFPSSLRLAKEEEKM, via the coding sequence ATGGAAAACGAAAAAATTAAACAAGGGGATTTGGTGCAGTTAAAATCAGGTGGTCCAATAATGACCTTTAGCGGATATATCGGCGCGGAAGCTGTTTGTGTTTGGTTTGACAAAAACAGCGAATTTAAAACGGCTAAAATGTTTCCAAGCTCATTGAGATTAGCGAAGGAGGAAGAAAAAATGTGA
- a CDS encoding MarR family transcriptional regulator: MAGLWIDDEIMKLKRTPAERLLLARICYRAGIAKDELCHDSNKELALAIDIHAQTASDLVQKLEKDGLINTKVYPEKKNERTISPIRKILIPYKENADRYKEKTDSDYKEIPYSTPETLSGNSLEGISQILIGSKEIPDSYNKDIKPLENLEKSKAAASASSAGARDEPGSQHLPAEQKPPNPPVAAAPQVPKKKYGDGKLQQLVKAFIQANPDKYETEMYVDFLEKWTAIVDDSKITADIGKELWRTQDSFSVATRLKNWHPGYLKDQQKPHESATRPSQSNHSAGKNSTGYSGKPVKRLALIPPGSLSRFGKAKRDEDPQRDGGTIRIDVGSDHGSAGDQS; the protein is encoded by the coding sequence ATGGCTGGCCTTTGGATTGATGACGAGATAATGAAGCTCAAGCGGACGCCTGCCGAACGGCTACTGCTGGCCCGTATTTGCTACCGGGCCGGCATAGCCAAGGATGAACTATGCCACGACAGTAATAAAGAACTGGCGCTGGCAATCGACATCCATGCCCAGACGGCATCCGATTTGGTTCAGAAGCTCGAAAAAGACGGGTTGATAAATACGAAAGTCTATCCCGAAAAGAAGAACGAACGCACGATTTCGCCTATCCGTAAAATCCTTATACCCTATAAGGAAAATGCGGATAGGTATAAGGAAAAGACTGATAGTGACTATAAGGAAATTCCTTACAGTACCCCCGAGACCCTATCAGGAAATTCCTTAGAGGGTATAAGTCAAATCCTTATAGGGTCTAAGGAAATTCCTGATAGCTATAATAAGGATATAAAACCTTTAGAAAACTTAGAAAAATCTAAAGCTGCTGCCTCCGCTTCAAGCGCGGGCGCGAGGGATGAACCGGGTAGTCAACACCTACCGGCTGAACAAAAGCCCCCTAACCCCCCTGTTGCGGCCGCCCCCCAAGTCCCCAAAAAGAAGTACGGCGACGGCAAGCTCCAGCAACTCGTCAAGGCCTTCATCCAGGCCAACCCCGACAAATACGAGACCGAGATGTACGTCGATTTTCTGGAAAAGTGGACGGCCATCGTCGATGACTCGAAAATTACGGCCGACATCGGCAAGGAGCTCTGGCGAACGCAGGACAGCTTCTCGGTAGCTACCCGACTCAAAAACTGGCACCCCGGCTATCTCAAAGACCAACAGAAACCGCATGAATCAGCAACTCGCCCTTCGCAATCCAACCATTCAGCTGGTAAGAATTCAACCGGCTATTCAGGTAAGCCGGTTAAACGACTTGCCCTTATCCCCCCTGGCAGCCTCAGCCGTTTCGGCAAAGCTAAACGGGACGAAGATCCTCAACGCGACGGAGGAACAATTAGAATCGATGTGGGATCAGATCACGGTTCTGCTGGGGATCAAAGTTGA
- a CDS encoding DUF4393 domain-containing protein, with protein MADEDSNGGGIVKGTIEAATGLVQAVPIYNDLAQPALQEVGKGLGNAAKIIHVALAPITGIVWGYEKISDWLTSTLEKKLSNTPPENIVTPDPHVVGPAVESLRFTGHNETLAEMYANLIANAMDRDTVQLAHPSFVEIIKNLTSDEGLIINIFGETDKKPLVDIRVKRGDNPGYLNYYDNYSHINMEANVKVPDLLPNYLNNLCRLGILEIPYGQKLNDISEYDRLTGSEEYNLLIGVLGSNYTASAYNKLIRLTDFGIQFKQACLSGKGNELVGG; from the coding sequence ATGGCAGACGAAGACAGCAATGGCGGAGGTATTGTAAAAGGTACTATTGAAGCGGCAACTGGTTTGGTTCAAGCTGTACCAATTTACAATGATTTAGCACAGCCAGCTTTACAAGAAGTAGGTAAAGGTCTGGGTAATGCCGCAAAAATCATTCATGTAGCCTTAGCTCCAATTACTGGAATAGTCTGGGGCTACGAAAAGATCAGTGATTGGCTCACTTCGACCCTAGAGAAAAAGCTTAGCAATACTCCACCCGAAAATATTGTCACGCCTGACCCTCATGTTGTTGGCCCAGCTGTAGAGTCTTTACGGTTTACTGGCCACAACGAAACATTAGCAGAAATGTATGCCAATCTAATAGCTAATGCTATGGACAGGGATACTGTGCAGTTGGCTCACCCTAGCTTTGTAGAAATCATCAAAAATCTAACTTCAGATGAGGGTTTAATAATAAATATTTTCGGTGAAACTGATAAAAAGCCCTTAGTTGACATCAGGGTTAAAAGAGGTGATAATCCCGGATATTTAAATTATTATGACAACTATTCACACATTAATATGGAGGCCAATGTAAAAGTACCCGATCTTCTTCCAAACTATTTAAATAATCTGTGCCGTTTAGGAATTCTTGAGATTCCATATGGACAAAAACTCAATGATATATCAGAGTACGATAGATTAACGGGATCTGAAGAGTATAATCTGTTAATAGGTGTGCTTGGCTCCAACTACACTGCATCAGCATATAACAAGTTAATAAGACTTACTGATTTCGGTATTCAGTTCAAACAAGCATGCCTTTCGGGAAAGGGTAACGAATTAGTTGGTGGATGA
- a CDS encoding DUF4145 domain-containing protein: MLTLDDHLKLGKCPHCSVDKPNLVFVSGEFYTQTDNGKDTRYWRTYKCSRCGGVVTASAKIDGYNRKVVQETYPGVDTLSDILPPKVRNFLQQAIETTFAPSGSIMLCASAVDAMLKEKGYSKGSLYKRIDEAAKNGLLTPDMETWAHQVRLDANDERHADENASMPSVEDAKKAVEFTRTLAEFLFVLPAKVTRGIAATNNSESTKLSDPAPSTIISVPNIPN, encoded by the coding sequence ATGTTAACCCTTGATGATCACTTAAAATTGGGCAAGTGTCCGCATTGCTCAGTTGATAAGCCTAATTTAGTCTTTGTGTCTGGTGAATTTTATACACAAACAGATAATGGTAAAGATACCAGGTACTGGAGAACTTATAAATGCAGTCGTTGCGGAGGAGTTGTAACAGCTTCTGCAAAAATCGATGGTTATAACCGAAAAGTTGTACAAGAAACTTATCCAGGCGTTGATACGCTAAGCGATATTCTACCACCCAAAGTAAGAAACTTCCTTCAACAGGCTATCGAAACCACGTTTGCTCCTTCTGGTTCTATAATGCTCTGCGCGAGCGCTGTAGATGCAATGCTAAAAGAGAAAGGGTATTCGAAAGGAAGCCTATATAAGCGAATTGACGAAGCAGCTAAGAATGGACTGTTAACCCCCGATATGGAAACGTGGGCGCATCAGGTCCGGCTTGACGCTAATGACGAACGGCACGCTGACGAAAATGCGAGTATGCCATCTGTTGAAGATGCTAAAAAAGCGGTAGAATTTACCCGAACGCTCGCTGAATTTCTATTTGTATTGCCCGCTAAAGTGACTCGGGGAATTGCTGCAACGAATAACAGTGAGAGTACTAAGCTTTCAGACCCAGCACCATCTACTATAATCTCAGTGCCTAATATACCAAATTAA
- a CDS encoding helix-turn-helix domain-containing protein produces the protein MDNPFETLSTQLSHLQGLVQTLSKNVQAQKPVPESDDPITVKQAAEYLHLSQSALYQNIDRIPHRKRHGKLYFFKSQLRAYLDEGNA, from the coding sequence ATGGATAATCCCTTTGAAACGCTCTCGACGCAGCTTAGTCATTTGCAGGGACTGGTGCAAACGCTGTCCAAAAATGTGCAGGCGCAAAAACCTGTCCCTGAATCCGACGATCCGATCACGGTCAAACAGGCGGCTGAATACCTGCACCTGTCCCAGTCGGCACTCTACCAGAATATCGATCGTATTCCTCACCGCAAACGGCACGGTAAGCTCTATTTCTTTAAAAGTCAGCTCCGGGCCTACCTCGACGAGGGTAATGCGTAA